Below is a window of Diaminobutyricibacter sp. McL0608 DNA.
GGCGGCCCACGCCCGCTCGTGAAGCTTCATTGCGAACCCGATCGAGCAGGAGGTGAATTCCGGGTCTCGACCCGTTATGTAGCTGCAAAGTAGCCTCCGGTCGGGTGCGGCATGAAAGCCGAGTGTTGCGCCGATGAGCACTCGGCCGGCGTACGCTCCGCCAAGGTAGCCCCCACCGTCGCTAACTGCCCGCAGCAACTCTCTACTGACTGACGGGTTGCCCTCGCGTGCCCGGATCCGCGCGAAGAATCGCTCGGCCTCGCCGATCTCATCGATCCCGGCGAGTTCGCGTATCCGGATCCGCGCGTTGAGGGCGGCGATGGTTGCCTCAGTCCGCAGTCCGGAGCGCGATGACGTGGCGGGCCCCGTCATCGGGACCGCCGCAAGACGTCGATATTCAGTGGGTGCACCTCAATCTGCGTTACGAGATCGTCGACAACGACAGGCTCATCATCGTGAGTCAGGAGGCGATCTGCTTTAGCTTCCGCGAGCCGCAGGCTCGAAGTCCGTCGATCTGACGAACAATCGTTGCCAAACGCGGAGGTAGAGCACGTTGCCTCGCGTGAAGTAGGAGACGCCTCGTTAAGGAGCCGCTCGAGTATATCGCCGGTCCGGATATGGCGCTTCATGGGCTCCTTCACGTGGAGGGCGACTTCGGCCCAATCGGTTGTCGAGATATCGAAACCGTATGTGCTGTGGACTCGTGTGCCTTTGTCCAATCCGATCGTGCTTCATCACCGCCCTTTGTTCTTCCGCACATGGTGACTCGCGATCGCTGGCCGATTTCGTGGCGCGATGGCCTGTTAACGAGTGTCGGCGACCGGTTGGATAAGCGGCAGACTACGAAGCGGCTGCCGCCGGATCCGCTTCGGTGTCCGCCGCAGGATGCGCGGCAGCTTCTGGCTCCGGCATACCGATGCTTGCTAGTCGGCGAACCGGGGTCGTGCTCGCGAGAGCGATGGCCACGATCCCGACGGCGAGGAGTGCCGCTGTCGTGCCCCAGCTGTCGATGACCATTCCGGCCACTCCGGCGCCGAAGGAGGCGCCGAAGTTGACGGTTGTGTTGATCCACGCTGAAGCTTCCGTCTGCCCGGATTTCGGTACGGCCGAGTCCGCGATCAGGTAGCCGGTGATAAGAGACGGGGCAAGGAAAACTCCGGCCAAGGCGAGGCCCGCCGCCAGTAGTACGAATGTGGGTGCCCAGGCGACCGCGGCGACCGTGACCCCGAGGCCGATACCGAGTACGAGCAATCGTGTGACAAGGGACGCCGCGAGCCGCAGATGTCCATATACGAGGCCACCGACAGCGCTTCCCGCCGCGAAAGTGGCCAGTAGCCAGCCGGAGAGCTCAATTTCGCCGCGGTCGGTCGCGAACGCGGGGGCAACGATCTCAAGTGTGCCGAGGACGAGGCCGACTCCAATCAGCACCACGAGCACCCGAGCGAAGCCTGGCTGGCTGAGTGGGCGGTCCACCCGCGGACTTGCTTCTGCCGAGCGCGGCACTCTGTGCGAGGCGTTGCTGAGCACCATTCCCGCGGTGCCAATTACCGTTGTGGAGGCGGCGAGGATAAGCCCCACGCTCGGTGATGTCGCCGTTATCACAGCCGTGATCAGAATAGGTCCGCTCACGAACAACAGCTCCTCGCACGTGGCGTCGAGGCTGAACGCCTTCTGCCGTTGTCTGCCTGGTGAGGTGAGGGACGACCAGATTACTCGCATAGAGGGACCCAAGGGGGGAACGCTTAGGCCGATGATCGCGCTGAGCGCCAGGAACCAACCTGCCGCTGGCCTCTGGCTCGTCGCGACGAATGCGAGTGCTAAAAGGCTCGCGGCTTGGACCGCCGCCATCACCGGGAGGGCGCGACGTTGGCCCCAGCGGTCCACGGCGCGGGCTCGCCACGGCGAAGCGATCACGTTGGCGAAGCCGGAGAGTGCAGAGGCGAACCCTGCGAGTGCGAAGGAGCCGGCGCTCTGCTGCACGGTCAGCAACAGGGCGAGACCGACCATTGCGAATGAGAGCCGGCCGATGAGGGCGGGAAGAAAGGCGCGCAGTACGCCGGGAAGACGAAGGATGGAAAGCACGGAGAACTCCAGTGGTGCTGGCCACGACACAAGAGAAATGCTCGTGGGGTCTGACGGGATATTTTGCCGGAGGGGTCACTAAAGACACCCTCGGTGGGGGAACCCTGCGCGAGTGAGACGCAGGCCCGTCAGTTAAACATCACGACGTGCATCCGTCGAGCGTACCGCAGGCACAACGGGCGGAGCGAAACGTGCGGGAGCGAATGGGAGCGACCAGGTTCTGATATCGATCACGCGCATCCATAGCGAAGCGCGCATCGACAAATCACTGCCCAAGAGATCGGTGCCACTTCTGGCGGTTCGGGATTCGATGGCGGTGCCGAAGGTTTACTGAGCTTTGGCCACCCGATACATCGAGTACACCAGGGGTCCGTCTGGGATAGTGGTCGCCGCGGCGATAGTAAAACCAAGTCGCAGGTAGAGGCGCGCATTTCGCTCATCCGAAGTTTCGAGAGCGACGGGCTCGCCTCTCTGGTCGATCATCGCGAGACCGACGGCGATCACTGCTGTTCCAAGGCCCGCGCCTTGATGAGCTGGATCGACGCCAACCGTTTCAAGTGTCCAGCTTCCCGAGGGAGCGTCAGGGAGGGACAGTTTTGACAGGGCAGTAAGGCGTGATCCATGCAGCTCGGCTACCCGTCGTTGAATCTGCTCCGCAGGGGCGGGTGCGTCCGGCGGCAGGAACGCTGCGACGGAGCGCACCCCTTCGTCGACGAGTACGATGCCGTGCATGAGGGAGTGGCTGAGATAGAGACGCTGAGCCTCCTCAAGGCGAGATTCGTATCCATCGCCGGGTAGAGCCCACCGCGTCCACGCGTAGTCACCGAACGCCACGGCGAGAACCCGAGCTGCCGAGTCCAGATCTGAAGGAGTGGCGTGGCGTATGCGGTGGCTCATGAAGCGAATCTCCTGTGGGCTAGCGGGCGTCGTGCAGGCGCCGCCGATGCCAAGCATAGGTCAGCTGGATTCGTGGTCGCCGAATTGAGAATCTGTTGTCATGGCCTTCGCATGGGTTCCTCGTAGGCAACGCTGAGCACGCGCTGGATCAGCCCTTGCAGAAGGACGATGCGCCGTCCTATCGCACGGACGTCAACGCGTTCGTCGTCGGCGTGGGCCCCGTCACCGACGGCGCCCAGCCCGTCCAGCGTCGGGATTCCGAGGGCAGCCGTGAAATTCCCGTCGGAAGCGCCCCCGACAGAAGCGGCGTCAAGCGGCTCCCAGCCAGCGTCAGCGGCGATGCTTTGCGCCAGCGCGAAAAGGCCCGCAGAGGCGGATTCTTCCATCGGAGGGCGGTTCGGGCCGCCCTCAATCCGAACCTCCGCTCCAGATAGTTTCGTGCGTAACCCGCGGATCGCGCGATCGACACGTGCTTGCTCGTGAAGAGTCCAAACGCGCACATCCACGGCAAACTCGCCGGACGCGGGCACAGTATTCGTCGTTGTCCCCGCTTGCATCATGGTTGGTGTCACACTCGTCCCAGTGACCGCGTCGCCCAGATCAGCGACTTTCAGCACCAGTCTCGCGGCCTCGACGGCGGCATTGATGCCCCGCTCCGGATCGAGCCCCGCGTGTGCAGCTCTTCCCGTGACCAGGATTCGATAGTCCGACACCCCCTTGCGTGCTACCTTCAGGGCGCCCCCATCGGCAGCTGCCTCTAGTACGAACACGGCCTCGCAACCGGCCGCAGACTCCTCAATGAGCCCGCGCGAGGTCATCGAACCGAGTTCTTCGTCCCCGGTGATGAGAATGCAGAGGCCATCTCGGTCCTCGAGCGCGGCGGCGGCGTGCAAAGCGATCACGATACCCGTCTTCATGTCGAGGCAGCCCGGCCCGCGGAGCACTGAGTCCTCGACTGTGAACGGCAGGCGCTCAATGGTGCCCAGCGGCCAGACAGTGTCGTGGTGCCCGAGCAATAGAACCTGCGGGTCTCCGAACCGCCACCGAAGATGGGTAACGCCCTCGCGTACGATCCGCTCCGGGGCGACGCCGAGAAGAGCCGCACCAAGGGCAGCGACTGTGTCGGCGCTGGCCGCCACCGCCTCGAGGTCGGAGGAGGGCGACTCTCGCTCGACGAGGAGCCCAATGTCCTCGATGATTTTGTTCATCCCGTCAGTTCCCCGTAGCCGCGATGGGTGCAATATCGGCGTACAGCGGATGGGCTTTGACCAGTTCCGAGACTCTCTGCTTGAAGACAGCCAGATCAGCGTCCTCACCTGCGGTAAGAACTGCAGCAATCACGTCGGCGACCTCCCGGAAGGCACTGTCGCCGAATCCACGGGCGGCCAGCGCCGGCGTGCCGATACGCAGACCACTCGTGACCATCGGTGGACGGGGGTCATTGGGCACCGCATTGCGGTTGACAGTGATCCCCACTCGGTGCAGGCGATTCTCGGCCTGCAACCCCTCCAATGCCGAGTCACGAAGGTCCACGAGCACGAGGTGGACATCCGTTCCGCCGCCGACGACACGTATGCCTGCCGCGGCGCAATCGTCCTGCCCGAGACGGGAAGCCAGAATCCGGGCGCCGGCGACCGTGCGCCGCTGGCGGTTACGGAACGCCTCGGATGCGGCGAGCTTCAGAGCGACAGCCTTTCCCGCGATCACGTGTTCCAGTGGACCACCCTGTTGCCCGGGAAAAACCGCAGAGTCGATCTTCTTCGCGATGGCAGGATCTTGGGACAAGATAAGTCCTCCGCGAGGTCCCCCTAACGTCTTGTGTGTAGTCGTCGTTGTGGCATGCGCATACGGAACGGGTGACGGATGTTCGCCCGCTGCGACCAACCCTGCGAAATGCGACATGTCGACGAGTAGGTAGGCGTCCACCTCGTCTGCGATTGTTCGCCACTCGGCAAAGTCCAGCGCGCGAGTATATGCAGACCATCCGGCAACGATGAGAGACGGACGATGCTCCCGGGCTAGAGAACGAACCTCGGCAAGGTCGATCTCCTCCGTCCTCTCGTTCCGGTGGTAGGCGACAACGTTGTAGAGGCGGCCAGAGAAATTCAGCCGCATCCCGTGGGTGAGGTGGCCACCGTGCGCAAGGTCGAGACCGAGGATAGTGTCCTTCGGCCGGAGGAGCGCATGCATAACCGCAGCGTTTGCCTGTGCGCCAGAGTGCGGTTGGACGTTGGCGAAAGAGGCGCCGAACAACGACTTCGCCCGCTCGATGGCGAGCGATTCGACAACGTCGATGTACTCACAGCCCCCGTAGTATCGTCGGCCCGGGTACCCTTCGGCATACTTATTGGTGAGCACCGAACCCTGCGCCTGCATTACGGCGACGGGGGCGTGGTTCTCTGAAGCGATCATCTCCAGGTCAGCGCGCTGGCGGCCCAATTCGGCGTCGATCGCGAGCGCGACCTCCGGATCGACTTCTGAAAGCGGAAGGTCGAGATAATCGACCGTCATATCGTGTTGCATTTAGACGCTTCTTCCTGCAGCTTCACAGCTGCTTCAAACTCCTCGACACTGTCCTGAATCCTTGAGAGTGGGCACGTCCAGCCAGATTTGGGTATGAGGGACTCCCAGTCGAGCTGCTCTTACGCAGCCTCGGCTCTTCCGAATCATCGGCGCGGCCGTGTTGAACGCTGGTTGGTCCTACGCGGCGACGGCACCATTGGATTCGATCGCGAGTTCGCGATTTCGGTACGAAGATCGCGACAAGCGCTCGACCAGTTGATTGATACAAATCTCCCGACCGATTCACACCCGATGCTGGCACACGCAGCGTTGGGGGTTAGGGGAGGGGGACAAGGGCTCCGTTGATCAGATGTGCGGGTGTGTCAAAGAGGTCGACAGTAGCGGAGGCGAGCGTATTCACGTCCGTGAAGCCTGGGAAAGTGCGATCGGGTTGGGCTTTGCGCATCCCGTCGTCGACGAGAGCCTTAACCACGAAGACGACGGCGGCGGCGCCCAGCCGAGAATCCTTGCTCTGGGCGGCCGACGCGCGGAAGCCGTCGGCGATGGCCCGCGTCCATGCTTCCGCAGCGGCCTTGACCGCAACATAGTTAGCGATTCCAGCGGTCGGCGCCGTGACCGAGCGTGCAGAGACGATCGCCAGACGGCCGCCCGCCGCAGCCTCGAGGTCGTCATAGAACGAGCGGCTGGTGTTTCGCAACGTGGTCACGATCCCGGTGTTCAGTGAATCCCAGTCGGCGTCCGTCTGCTGCACGATCCCGTCGGCGCCGCGCCAGCCACCGACCAGGTGGATGAGACCGCGAACCGGACCAAGCTCCTCCCGCACAGACACGGCAAGCGCGTCCACCGCGACCGGATCGGCGAGATTGCAGACGAAGCCAGAAACCAAAGGGAGGGAGTCGGCGAGCGCCGACACCTTCTCGCCGTCGAGATCGACGGCGGCGACGCAGAAGCCGGCATCGACGAGTGCGGTCACCACCGCCATCCCTGCGGGGCTGGTGGACCCGGCCACTACGACAACCGGGCGGGTCACGAGCTGACCCCGTCCGCGACCGCGTTGGCCCGGTCACGGGTGATGCCTTCAGTGGATTCGATCACGCCCAGCATCTTCTTGCTGAGCGCCTCGTAGAACATCGACAGCGGGAACTCGTCGTCCAGCACCTGGTCGGTGTAGCCCTTCGGCGGACCGGCGAGCACCTCGTCGGAGAGCCCGCGCGCCCAGTTCGACGCCGGGTTCGGGGTGACCGTCTCGGTGAGCACCCCGTAGGCCGCCAGCCAGTGCGCCACCTTCGGGCGGTCGATCGAACGCCAGTAGAGGTCGTTGATGCGGTCGCTGAGTGCGACCACGACCTCCGGCACCGCATCCCAGTCGATGGTGAGCTGGGTGTCCGTCCAGTGCAGCACGTGGTGCTGGTGCATCCACGCGAACAGCAGCTGGCCGCCGAGCCCGTCGTAGTTGCGCACCCGGCTGCCGGTGATGGCGAAACGGAAGATCCGGTCGAAGATCACCGCGTACTGCACCAGCTTCGCGTGCTGTCGTGCCTCGTCGGACGACTCCTCGTCGTGCTCGATACATACAGATTCGCGGAACGCGGTCAGATCGCAACGCAGCTCCTCCAATGCGTATAGGAAGAACGGCATCCGCTGCTTGATCATGAACGGATCGAACGGCAGATCACCGCGCATGTGGCTGCGGTCATGGATGAGATCCCACATCACGAAGGTCTCCTCCGCGATCGACTGATCCTTCAGCATCGCGGATGCCCTTTCTGGCAGGTCCAGCTTCGTGATCTCTGCCGCTGCGGAAACCACCCTGCGGAAGCGCGCTGCCTCGCGGTCCTGGAAGATCGCACCCCAGGTGAACACCGGCACCTCCTTCACGGAGACGCTCTCGGGAAAGAGCACCGCCGCATTGGTGTCGTAGCCGGGCGTGAAGTCGATGAAGGAGAGGGGCACGAACATCGCGTTCGAGTACGACCCGGCCTCGAGCTCGGCGACGAACTCCGGCCAGATCACCTCGACCAGTACGGCCTCTACGTACCGGTTGGCGCTGCCGTTCTGCGTGTACATCGGGAAGACGACGAGATGCCTGAGCCCATTGACGCGGTGTTGCTGCGGCTGGAACGCCATGAGCGAGCCGCGGAAGTCCGGAACACCGAAGTCCTCCTCTGCCCAGCGCCGGAAGTCGCGGTCGAGCGCACACAAGTATTCGGCATCGTGCGGGAACAGCGGCGCGAGCCCTGCGATGGAGTCGAGGATGCAGCACACCCGATCCGTCGCCCACTCGCGGTTCGAGGTCTCGGGGAGCGAGCCATCCTTGACCTGCAGTAGTTGCAAGTCGATCGCGGCTTGCTTGAGGGCGAGCCAGTCGGGGTTCGCGAGCAGTCGGTCACGGCTCGACAACTCGGTTGGGGTTTCGGTGTACATCAGGGGCTCCTTTCACTGCGGTCGGTCACATGGTCGGTTGGGGGCGGCGGGCGACGGGGGTGAGGTTGCGTCGCCTGCCGCCGGTCTGTCAGCGGATGAGACGCGGCGCTCCGGTTTCGACCGCGGAACGCGGTGGCCCGAGCCTTTCGACGATCTTCGCGAGTCGCACATCCGCTCTCATGGTCGACACGATGACGTCGTGCGCGTTCGTCGGCGCTGAGGTGTCGAACGAGACTGCGGAAACGTTGTCTGGCCGCGGCTCGAGCGAGGCGCCGGTCCGGATAAGGCGCGTCATGGGCTCCTTCACGTCGAGGGCGACTTCGGCCCGATCGGTCGTCGAGATATCGAAAGGGTATGCGCTGCAAACCCGTGTGACTTTGTCCAATCCGCTCGTGCTTCATCACCATCCTTCGTCCTCTCGCACAAGGCGATTCGCCCGATCGCTACCGCTTTCTTGGCGCGATGGTTTGCTCGGGGAGCATGGCGGCACGAGGTGGACAAGCAGGCTTGGACCGACGATCAGCTCGGCTGACCAGCAACGTCGAAGGAGTCCCAGTCGGGCCGACACCTGCGACACCGTCGAGGATGGAGCCGGACGCCCGAGTTCACATGGCCCTCCTCCTCCTCCCTGAACTGAAGCCGGTGAGGCCCCGCGGTGGAGGGCGCGGGCGCCGGGTACGGGTCCAGAGCCGAATCGTTCCGGCATACCAGCGAAGATAGCGACGACTTTATGTCCCGTCAATGACGTGCCGCGCGACGCCGGCCTCCGCCCGTCGTTCTGGAGATGCGACGATGAAAGACCGCTCGCGGCCGGGCATTGACGCGGATGACCCCCGGGTGGTAGCTTGCGTCCAATGCCGGAACGATCCGGCACTAAACTTCGCTGCAACACTTTGTCTCCCAACCTCTCCCACTCCCGCGGCATCGCCGCACCCCAGCGCAAGGAGGCGCCAGTATGCAAGATTCCGTGATAGCCGAGACGGCCGTCGCAAAGACGCGATCGGTTCCGAAGCCTCAGCCCGTGCGGAGGGCGATCGCGGGGATCCATCGGTGGGTCACCCTGGTGGTCGGCGTCGCGCTCCTCGTCATCATGACTGCTGGAGTGCCGCTGCTGTGGGGCGGGGAGAGTTTTCGCGCGAACAATTCCGCGCTGTACCAGCCGACGACATCTGCGGAACCTCTGACTGCGGGGGAAGCAGTTGCAAAGGTCCAGGAGGCGCATCCGGACTTCGCCGCGGGCAATGTGATCAACGACAAAGGAATGTTCCTGGTCAGTGATGCCAATCTCAACCTGGTGTACGGGGTCGACCCCGGGTCCGGCAAGATCACCGGTTCAGGCCACTACTACGGAGGCTTCCAAGGGCTGATGGAGAACCTTCATGGCTACGGGCTGTCAAGCCCGAACTATCCCGGCTATGTGCCGTTCATGGCGACCCCCATTCCCAGCTTTGGCATCGCACAACTCGACGGGATGCCTCTGGGGGTTGCACTGGTGGGGATCCTGGGGCTCGTCCTCGTGTTCCTCGCGCTATCCGGGATCATCTTGTGGTGGCCGAGCATCAAGCATTTCGGTTCCGGGTTCCGGATCAGGTGGAAGGGGCAGGCCGCATATGCGCGTGATCGAGATCTCCACAAGATCGCGGGGCTGGTCGCGGTTCCCTTCCTCCTGATGTGGGGTATCACGGGCGCGGCCGCTCAATTCCCCTTCATCGAGCAGGGCCTGATGGCCCTCACAGGCGGCCACACCGACTCATCCAATGTGAAGGCACTGAACTGGGATTTCGCCAGCAACAAGCCGGCGACGCCTGACGCGAAGGGCATCAGCCTCGACGCCGCGGCAGTCGCAGCACTTGCGGTGGTGCCCGGAAAGATCTCCAACAGCACGCTCGCGGATCCGCAGGACCCGACGTCCGCCTACTTGTTCAGGATCTCGCAGACGTCCGGGAATCCCTTCTCGCAGGCGGTCTTCGCTGGAAACGCGTGGGTATACGTGGACAAGTACGACGCGAGTCACACCAAGATCGTTTGGGACGGCAACGGCGCGACTCCCCAGAACAACTTCTATGAGAACGTCTTCTACCCGAGCCACTTCGGATGGTACGTCAACGGCTGGTGGCGCATCATCTGGGCGCTGTTCGGACTCACCCCGCTGCTGCTTGCGATCACCGGCTTCTCCACCTGGCTG
It encodes the following:
- a CDS encoding M20 family metallopeptidase; amino-acid sequence: MNKIIEDIGLLVERESPSSDLEAVAASADTVAALGAALLGVAPERIVREGVTHLRWRFGDPQVLLLGHHDTVWPLGTIERLPFTVEDSVLRGPGCLDMKTGIVIALHAAAALEDRDGLCILITGDEELGSMTSRGLIEESAAGCEAVFVLEAAADGGALKVARKGVSDYRILVTGRAAHAGLDPERGINAAVEAARLVLKVADLGDAVTGTSVTPTMMQAGTTTNTVPASGEFAVDVRVWTLHEQARVDRAIRGLRTKLSGAEVRIEGGPNRPPMEESASAGLFALAQSIAADAGWEPLDAASVGGASDGNFTAALGIPTLDGLGAVGDGAHADDERVDVRAIGRRIVLLQGLIQRVLSVAYEEPMRRP
- a CDS encoding SDR family NAD(P)-dependent oxidoreductase, giving the protein MTRPVVVVAGSTSPAGMAVVTALVDAGFCVAAVDLDGEKVSALADSLPLVSGFVCNLADPVAVDALAVSVREELGPVRGLIHLVGGWRGADGIVQQTDADWDSLNTGIVTTLRNTSRSFYDDLEAAAGGRLAIVSARSVTAPTAGIANYVAVKAAAEAWTRAIADGFRASAAQSKDSRLGAAAVVFVVKALVDDGMRKAQPDRTFPGFTDVNTLASATVDLFDTPAHLINGALVPLP
- a CDS encoding PepSY-associated TM helix domain-containing protein, with translation MQDSVIAETAVAKTRSVPKPQPVRRAIAGIHRWVTLVVGVALLVIMTAGVPLLWGGESFRANNSALYQPTTSAEPLTAGEAVAKVQEAHPDFAAGNVINDKGMFLVSDANLNLVYGVDPGSGKITGSGHYYGGFQGLMENLHGYGLSSPNYPGYVPFMATPIPSFGIAQLDGMPLGVALVGILGLVLVFLALSGIILWWPSIKHFGSGFRIRWKGQAAYARDRDLHKIAGLVAVPFLLMWGITGAAAQFPFIEQGLMALTGGHTDSSNVKALNWDFASNKPATPDAKGISLDAAAVAALAVVPGKISNSTLADPQDPTSAYLFRISQTSGNPFSQAVFAGNAWVYVDKYDASHTKIVWDGNGATPQNNFYENVFYPSHFGWYVNGWWRIIWALFGLTPLLLAITGFSTWLTRTRRGRAREARRRAAAAAAAA
- the glyA gene encoding serine hydroxymethyltransferase produces the protein MQHDMTVDYLDLPLSEVDPEVALAIDAELGRQRADLEMIASENHAPVAVMQAQGSVLTNKYAEGYPGRRYYGGCEYIDVVESLAIERAKSLFGASFANVQPHSGAQANAAVMHALLRPKDTILGLDLAHGGHLTHGMRLNFSGRLYNVVAYHRNERTEEIDLAEVRSLAREHRPSLIVAGWSAYTRALDFAEWRTIADEVDAYLLVDMSHFAGLVAAGEHPSPVPYAHATTTTTHKTLGGPRGGLILSQDPAIAKKIDSAVFPGQQGGPLEHVIAGKAVALKLAASEAFRNRQRRTVAGARILASRLGQDDCAAAGIRVVGGGTDVHLVLVDLRDSALEGLQAENRLHRVGITVNRNAVPNDPRPPMVTSGLRIGTPALAARGFGDSAFREVADVIAAVLTAGEDADLAVFKQRVSELVKAHPLYADIAPIAATGN
- a CDS encoding GNAT family N-acetyltransferase, giving the protein MRSVAAFLPPDAPAPAEQIQRRVAELHGSRLTALSKLSLPDAPSGSWTLETVGVDPAHQGAGLGTAVIAVGLAMIDQRGEPVALETSDERNARLYLRLGFTIAAATTIPDGPLVYSMYRVAKAQ
- a CDS encoding DUF6421 family protein — its product is MYTETPTELSSRDRLLANPDWLALKQAAIDLQLLQVKDGSLPETSNREWATDRVCCILDSIAGLAPLFPHDAEYLCALDRDFRRWAEEDFGVPDFRGSLMAFQPQQHRVNGLRHLVVFPMYTQNGSANRYVEAVLVEVIWPEFVAELEAGSYSNAMFVPLSFIDFTPGYDTNAAVLFPESVSVKEVPVFTWGAIFQDREAARFRRVVSAAAEITKLDLPERASAMLKDQSIAEETFVMWDLIHDRSHMRGDLPFDPFMIKQRMPFFLYALEELRCDLTAFRESVCIEHDEESSDEARQHAKLVQYAVIFDRIFRFAITGSRVRNYDGLGGQLLFAWMHQHHVLHWTDTQLTIDWDAVPEVVVALSDRINDLYWRSIDRPKVAHWLAAYGVLTETVTPNPASNWARGLSDEVLAGPPKGYTDQVLDDEFPLSMFYEALSKKMLGVIESTEGITRDRANAVADGVSS
- a CDS encoding MFS transporter; translated protein: MLSILRLPGVLRAFLPALIGRLSFAMVGLALLLTVQQSAGSFALAGFASALSGFANVIASPWRARAVDRWGQRRALPVMAAVQAASLLALAFVATSQRPAAGWFLALSAIIGLSVPPLGPSMRVIWSSLTSPGRQRQKAFSLDATCEELLFVSGPILITAVITATSPSVGLILAASTTVIGTAGMVLSNASHRVPRSAEASPRVDRPLSQPGFARVLVVLIGVGLVLGTLEIVAPAFATDRGEIELSGWLLATFAAGSAVGGLVYGHLRLAASLVTRLLVLGIGLGVTVAAVAWAPTFVLLAAGLALAGVFLAPSLITGYLIADSAVPKSGQTEASAWINTTVNFGASFGAGVAGMVIDSWGTTAALLAVGIVAIALASTTPVRRLASIGMPEPEAAAHPAADTEADPAAAAS